The following coding sequences lie in one Microvirga sp. 17 mud 1-3 genomic window:
- the ligA gene encoding NAD-dependent DNA ligase LigA, protein MARQKTSSDTPVDQLSFVDAQHEHEALGREIAEHDRRYYEEDAPTVSDAEYDALRKRYEALEAQFPELVGDESLSRKVGSKASEKFSKVRHRVPMLSLANGFEDEEVEEFVERIRRFLQLKPEATLLFTAEPKIDGLSLSLRYENGRLVSAATRGDGAVGEDVTANARTVEDIPQRLAGKHVPDVFEVRGEVYLSHKDFAAINERQEAAGKPLFANPRNAAAGSLRQLDPAVTASRPLCFFAYGWGEVSAMPSTTQFGMVEALRSFGFTTNKLTRLCASVEELLEHYHAIETDRANLGYDIDGVVYKVNELALQTRLGFVSRSPRWALAHKFPAQQAVTVLEDIEINVGRTGSLNPIAKLKPVTVGGVVVSNATLHNEDYIKGIGGDGQPIRNGVDIRIGDTVVVLRAGDVIPKVLDVVLDKRPPGAKPYEFPTICPACGSHAVREVNPRTGKEDSVRRCTGGLICPAQARERLKHFVSRNAFDIEGLGGQRIEDFYAEGLIQRPQDIFTLEARNARSLQRLENREGWGATSARNLFAAIEARRSIALNRFIFALGIPHIGETSARLLARHFGTFEALRETAKAAADPDSEAHAELTAIGGIGPVVADSIVEFFKEKHNEEMLDALLAQVTTEPMEATAASSPVAGKTVVFTGSLEQMTREEAKAMAERLGAKVAGSVSKKTDILVAGPGAGSKLDKAKEFDIQVLDEDGWFALVGRP, encoded by the coding sequence ATGGCCCGACAGAAAACCTCCTCGGATACCCCCGTCGACCAGCTCTCCTTCGTCGATGCTCAGCACGAGCACGAAGCCCTCGGGCGTGAAATCGCCGAGCATGACAGGCGCTATTACGAAGAGGACGCGCCGACCGTCTCGGATGCGGAATACGATGCCCTGCGCAAGCGCTACGAGGCGCTGGAAGCGCAATTTCCCGAGCTTGTCGGGGACGAGAGCCTGAGCCGGAAGGTCGGCTCCAAGGCGTCGGAGAAATTCTCCAAGGTCCGGCACCGGGTGCCGATGCTCTCGCTTGCCAATGGGTTCGAGGACGAGGAGGTCGAGGAATTCGTAGAGCGGATCCGCCGCTTTCTTCAGCTCAAGCCCGAGGCGACGCTTCTGTTCACGGCCGAGCCGAAGATCGACGGCCTGTCCTTGAGCCTGCGCTATGAGAACGGCCGCCTCGTGAGCGCCGCGACCCGGGGCGACGGGGCGGTGGGCGAGGACGTGACCGCCAATGCCCGCACGGTGGAGGACATCCCCCAGCGACTCGCCGGAAAGCACGTCCCGGACGTGTTCGAGGTGAGGGGCGAGGTCTATCTCTCGCACAAGGATTTCGCGGCCATCAACGAGCGCCAGGAGGCGGCCGGCAAGCCCCTCTTCGCCAATCCGCGCAATGCGGCGGCGGGCAGCCTGCGCCAGCTAGATCCGGCGGTTACGGCCTCCCGTCCCCTGTGCTTCTTCGCCTATGGCTGGGGCGAGGTGAGCGCCATGCCGTCGACCACCCAATTCGGGATGGTCGAGGCCCTCAGATCCTTCGGCTTCACAACCAACAAGCTCACGCGTCTGTGCGCCAGCGTCGAGGAATTGCTGGAGCATTATCACGCCATCGAGACCGACCGGGCCAATCTCGGCTACGACATCGACGGTGTCGTCTACAAAGTGAACGAGCTCGCGCTCCAGACCCGGCTGGGCTTCGTGTCCCGCTCGCCGCGCTGGGCCCTGGCCCACAAGTTCCCGGCCCAGCAGGCAGTGACGGTGCTGGAGGACATCGAGATCAATGTGGGGCGCACCGGCTCTCTCAACCCCATCGCCAAGCTCAAGCCCGTCACGGTCGGCGGCGTGGTGGTGTCGAACGCGACCCTGCACAACGAGGATTACATCAAGGGCATCGGCGGCGACGGCCAGCCGATCCGCAACGGTGTCGATATCCGCATCGGCGACACGGTGGTGGTGCTCAGGGCGGGCGACGTGATCCCCAAGGTGCTCGACGTGGTGCTCGACAAGCGCCCGCCGGGTGCCAAGCCCTACGAGTTCCCGACAATCTGCCCCGCCTGCGGCAGCCACGCTGTGCGGGAGGTCAATCCCCGCACCGGTAAGGAGGATTCGGTGCGCCGCTGCACGGGCGGCCTGATCTGCCCGGCCCAGGCCCGGGAGCGCCTCAAGCACTTCGTCTCCCGGAACGCCTTCGACATCGAGGGCCTGGGCGGGCAGCGTATCGAGGATTTCTATGCGGAGGGGCTGATCCAGCGCCCCCAGGACATCTTCACCCTGGAGGCGCGCAATGCCCGCAGCCTTCAACGGCTGGAGAACCGGGAAGGGTGGGGGGCGACGAGCGCCCGCAACCTGTTCGCGGCCATCGAGGCGCGCCGGTCCATCGCGCTCAACCGCTTCATCTTCGCCCTCGGCATCCCGCATATCGGCGAGACCTCGGCCCGACTGCTGGCCCGCCATTTCGGCACCTTCGAGGCTCTGCGCGAGACCGCGAAGGCGGCGGCCGACCCGGATTCGGAGGCCCATGCGGAGCTCACGGCCATCGGCGGGATCGGCCCGGTCGTCGCCGATTCCATCGTCGAGTTCTTCAAGGAGAAGCATAACGAGGAGATGCTCGACGCTTTGCTCGCACAGGTCACGACGGAGCCCATGGAGGCCACTGCCGCGAGCTCCCCGGTCGCCGGCAAGACCGTGGTCTTCACGGGCTCCCTGGAGCAGATGACCCGCGAGGAGGCCAAGGCCATGGCCGAGCGCCTCGGCGCCAAGGTCGCGGGTTCCGTCTCCAAGAAGACCGACATTCTGGTGGCGGGCCCGGGCGCAGGATCGAAGCTCGACAAGGCCAAGGAGTTCGACATCCAGGTGCTCGACGAGGACGGCTGGTTCGCCCTCGTGGGCCGACCCTGA
- a CDS encoding AraC family transcriptional regulator: MTVISPELSLDPDQRVAGDVTHFWRVPRHRGLECLRATFRRHAYARHSHETYAIAAVLSGCETFFYRGEQHYVGPGQVAVVCPDEIHDGSPHGEGFEYRTFYPSAELMREIAEDVAGRPLASPPWFPRTVLPDPELARAHARLHACLCLDDVLTSEMEQDTRLIAYLSVLIARWADLDAPAPLRTGSKGIVRVREHLEAHLGQEAELASLAAMAGLSRSHFIRAFQRETGLTPHAYLLDRRVRAARRLLERGETPGEVALACGFFDQSHLNRVFKARMGITPGAYRVA; the protein is encoded by the coding sequence ATGACGGTCATCTCTCCGGAGCTCTCCCTCGACCCTGACCAGCGCGTCGCTGGCGACGTAACGCATTTCTGGCGGGTGCCGCGCCATCGCGGCCTCGAATGCCTGCGCGCGACCTTCCGCCGTCACGCTTATGCCCGGCATAGCCACGAAACCTACGCGATCGCGGCCGTCCTGTCCGGTTGCGAGACCTTCTTCTACCGGGGCGAGCAGCATTATGTGGGCCCCGGCCAGGTCGCGGTCGTCTGCCCGGACGAGATCCATGACGGGTCCCCGCATGGGGAGGGCTTCGAATACCGGACGTTCTACCCTTCTGCGGAGCTGATGCGGGAGATCGCCGAGGACGTCGCCGGGCGCCCCCTCGCAAGCCCGCCCTGGTTCCCCCGGACGGTCCTGCCGGACCCGGAGCTCGCCCGTGCCCATGCCCGGCTCCATGCCTGCCTTTGCCTCGACGACGTCCTGACCTCCGAGATGGAACAGGACACCCGCCTTATCGCCTATCTCTCCGTCCTCATCGCCCGCTGGGCCGACCTCGACGCGCCGGCGCCGCTTCGCACCGGTTCGAAGGGCATCGTCCGCGTGCGGGAACATCTCGAGGCCCATCTGGGGCAGGAGGCGGAGCTGGCGAGCCTCGCGGCCATGGCGGGCCTCTCCCGCAGCCATTTCATCCGCGCCTTCCAGAGGGAAACGGGCCTGACGCCCCATGCCTACCTGCTCGACCGGCGGGTCCGGGCAGCGCGGCGGCTTCTCGAGCGGGGCGAGACACCGGGGGAGGTCGCACTCGCCTGCGGCTTCTTCGATCAGAGCCACCTGAACCGGGTCTTCAAGGCCCGCATGGGCATCACGCCCGGCGCCTACCGGGTCGCCTGA